One window of the Rufibacter radiotolerans genome contains the following:
- a CDS encoding M3 family metallopeptidase has product MKNRIISSARKSSVLVMLALVGCTSTQPQQGTATTSTQAPEVTEMKDVDNTALPENTLLKEWTGPYGGVPAFDKMSLTDLAPAMEVGMKMHLADIDAITNNPAAPTFENTIVPYEKAGEALSRAFTYYGIWGSNLSTPEFRKIQGELAPKISDFRSKISQNKALFDRIKAVYDNSQKTALPADQQRVVQLIYEEFAMEGAGLDAAAKERYAAINKELSSLYTTYGNNVLADEEKYVTYITKDQLSGLPESFVKAAAKAATDNGKPGMYAITNTRSSMDQFLTYSDNRALREKVWNTYYSRGDNGDANDNNQNITKILQLRDERVKLLGYDTYADWRLQNRMAKNPQNAMNLMNAVWPAALARVSQEVKDMQAVANASGAKITIAPWDYRYYAEKVRKKKYDLDSDEVKQYLELGNLTQAIFFTAGELFNFKFTPVPAGSVPVYHPDVKVWEVTDKTSGEHIGLWYLDPFARQGKRSGAWASPYRSHTTFNGKKTVLASNNSNFIKPAPGEPVLVSWDDATTFFHEFGHALHFLSSNVKYPTLNSGVRDYTEFQSQLLERWLSTDKVINQFLKHHKTGKVMPPELVAKIKKAATFNQGFETTEFLASALMDMKFHTVKDPTDLDPDKFERETLAALKMPKEIVMRHRSPHFTHVFSGEGYAAGYYGYLWADVLTADAAEAFEEAPGGFYDKQVAAKLVKYLFAPRNSMDPAEAYRLFRGRDAKIDALMRDRGFPVPNQKTQKAKK; this is encoded by the coding sequence ATGAAAAACCGAATAATATCCTCTGCCAGGAAATCCAGTGTCCTGGTGATGCTGGCGCTGGTGGGCTGTACCTCCACCCAACCGCAGCAAGGCACAGCCACCACCTCAACCCAGGCCCCTGAAGTAACGGAAATGAAAGACGTTGACAATACGGCCTTGCCAGAAAACACCTTGTTAAAAGAGTGGACCGGACCTTACGGTGGTGTGCCGGCTTTTGACAAAATGAGCCTCACAGACCTGGCCCCTGCCATGGAGGTGGGTATGAAAATGCATCTTGCAGATATTGACGCCATTACCAACAACCCCGCTGCCCCCACGTTTGAGAACACCATTGTGCCCTATGAGAAAGCCGGCGAGGCGCTGAGCAGAGCCTTTACCTACTACGGCATATGGGGCAGCAACCTATCCACCCCTGAGTTCAGGAAGATACAAGGCGAACTGGCGCCCAAGATCTCTGATTTCCGGTCTAAAATCTCGCAGAACAAAGCCCTGTTTGACCGCATCAAGGCCGTGTATGACAATTCCCAGAAAACGGCCTTGCCCGCCGACCAGCAGCGGGTGGTGCAATTGATCTATGAAGAGTTTGCTATGGAAGGGGCCGGGCTTGACGCTGCCGCCAAAGAACGCTACGCTGCCATCAATAAAGAACTGTCTTCCCTCTACACCACGTATGGTAACAACGTGCTGGCAGATGAGGAGAAGTATGTGACCTACATCACCAAAGACCAGTTGAGTGGCTTGCCTGAGTCCTTTGTGAAGGCCGCCGCCAAAGCCGCCACAGACAACGGCAAGCCCGGCATGTACGCCATCACCAATACCCGTTCCAGCATGGATCAGTTCCTGACCTACTCAGACAACCGGGCCCTGCGTGAGAAAGTCTGGAACACCTATTACTCCCGCGGAGACAACGGCGATGCCAATGACAACAACCAGAACATCACCAAGATTCTGCAACTCAGAGATGAGCGCGTAAAACTGCTGGGTTATGACACCTACGCCGATTGGCGCCTGCAGAACCGCATGGCCAAGAACCCGCAGAACGCCATGAACTTGATGAATGCCGTATGGCCGGCAGCCCTGGCGCGCGTATCACAGGAAGTGAAAGACATGCAGGCGGTGGCTAATGCCAGCGGCGCTAAAATCACCATTGCCCCCTGGGACTACCGCTACTACGCTGAGAAAGTGCGCAAGAAAAAGTATGACCTTGACTCAGATGAGGTGAAGCAGTACCTGGAGCTGGGCAACCTTACCCAGGCCATCTTCTTCACTGCCGGGGAGTTGTTCAACTTCAAGTTTACCCCGGTGCCAGCCGGCTCAGTTCCTGTGTACCACCCAGACGTGAAGGTGTGGGAAGTAACTGATAAAACCAGCGGGGAGCACATTGGCCTTTGGTATTTAGATCCGTTTGCCCGGCAGGGAAAGCGTTCCGGCGCCTGGGCCTCGCCGTACCGCAGCCATACCACCTTCAATGGCAAGAAAACGGTATTGGCCTCTAATAACTCTAACTTCATCAAGCCCGCTCCCGGCGAGCCGGTGCTGGTTTCCTGGGATGACGCCACCACGTTCTTCCATGAGTTTGGGCACGCGCTCCACTTCCTGTCTTCCAACGTGAAATACCCTACGTTGAACAGCGGCGTGCGTGACTACACCGAATTCCAGAGCCAGTTACTGGAGCGGTGGTTGTCTACAGACAAGGTGATCAACCAATTCCTGAAGCACCACAAAACCGGAAAGGTGATGCCTCCGGAGTTGGTCGCCAAAATCAAGAAAGCCGCCACGTTTAACCAAGGCTTTGAGACCACTGAGTTCCTGGCCTCGGCACTCATGGACATGAAGTTCCATACCGTGAAAGACCCTACCGACCTGGACCCTGATAAGTTTGAGCGTGAGACCCTGGCTGCCTTAAAAATGCCGAAGGAGATTGTGATGCGTCACCGGTCGCCGCACTTTACCCACGTATTCTCGGGTGAGGGCTACGCCGCTGGGTACTATGGTTACCTCTGGGCAGATGTGCTCACCGCAGATGCGGCAGAAGCCTTTGAAGAAGCCCCTGGGGGATTCTATGACAAGCAGGTGGCGGCCAAACTGGTGAAATACCTCTTCGCGCCGCGTAACTCCATGGACCCCGCAGAAGCTTACCGCCTGTTCAGGGGCCGCGATGCCAAAATAGACGCCCTCATGCGCGACCGCGGTTTCCCGGTGCCTAATCAGAAAACCCAGAAGGCTAAGAAATAA
- a CDS encoding TonB-dependent receptor domain-containing protein, with amino-acid sequence MLLTGFFCIFYFITSAQHLPSIITLKGTIADSSNKIPLSYVTIVIKENSNNQVTNSTISEQDGTYRLSILTDKYYQMSFSFIGYKTKNIHLSTLTSPVHDLGTILLSPTATQLEEVQVTAQKPLIEQSIDKTTYHVEADPEVNLLSTLDMLRKVPFLTVDAEDNLTLNGQMNYQILVNGKRLALFSSNPSEVLKTLPANSIKQVEILTNPSACYEAAGTGGVINIITHKRSISGYNGSINLVAGHPESYNGSASLTATAGKVSVTGRYSNNYAKQPENNSIFYRLDNVRGSRLEQTGNGSGENRAQNFGGELTYDISLLDQFTLSYGMNSNNGSNNNIQQVSHLNIAGETTESYQNINKGNNDGNNSYLNLGYQRSFKNNSMRSFSFDLSRNNSENESASGFSLEPIINYTGRQTTTQNQDVAREYNLQADYTHPLGKQTLELGIKSVLQENNSGYFYKNLEQETGMLVLDSALSNSFDYRQDIHAAYASFNLRNNKWVLRTGLRVEETRLHANFRSSSTKASQQYRNLFPNITLSLMLKESSTLKLSYTQRIQRPSLYDLNPYVDATDPLNVSYGNPALDPATSHILQLDYIKYIKATSLSAGLSHHFTNNAIQYFTTLGEDSVARSTYGNLGHDRMYNFSLNSNTTFSKKLTLNLNIGTSYVSYTSMLEGRPQANKGFIYSVRGAMAYRMGKTWRASGNLNYNSPNVLLQGSTSGYTWSSVALNKQFLKNGKASLSLSVRSPFEARRHTSSETTGLTFYQRRESYTVIRQFTVGFNYRFTKLKTSAPPENLIRRKKP; translated from the coding sequence ATGCTGCTTACTGGTTTTTTTTGTATCTTTTATTTTATCACCTCTGCTCAACATTTGCCATCAATAATAACACTAAAAGGCACAATAGCAGATTCTTCTAATAAGATTCCGCTCAGCTACGTGACTATTGTTATAAAAGAAAATAGTAACAACCAAGTAACTAACTCCACTATCTCAGAGCAAGATGGTACCTATAGGCTTTCTATTTTGACTGATAAATATTATCAGATGTCCTTTAGTTTTATAGGCTATAAAACTAAAAATATTCATCTATCAACCTTGACTTCCCCTGTTCACGACCTTGGCACCATTCTTCTCTCCCCCACTGCTACCCAACTGGAGGAAGTTCAAGTAACTGCCCAAAAGCCACTGATAGAGCAAAGTATAGACAAGACCACTTACCACGTGGAGGCAGACCCAGAGGTAAATCTGCTCAGCACGCTCGATATGCTGCGCAAAGTGCCGTTCCTGACGGTGGATGCAGAAGATAACCTGACACTCAACGGGCAGATGAATTACCAAATCCTGGTCAACGGGAAACGATTAGCACTTTTCTCTTCTAATCCCAGCGAAGTCCTTAAAACACTTCCCGCCAACTCAATCAAACAGGTTGAAATCCTCACTAACCCGTCTGCCTGCTATGAGGCTGCCGGCACTGGTGGTGTCATCAACATCATCACCCACAAGCGAAGCATCAGCGGATATAACGGCTCAATTAATTTGGTGGCAGGGCATCCTGAGTCCTATAACGGGAGCGCATCACTAACAGCCACCGCGGGTAAAGTCAGCGTAACCGGTAGGTATAGTAATAACTATGCTAAACAGCCGGAGAATAATAGCATCTTTTACAGGCTGGACAACGTGCGTGGCAGCAGATTAGAGCAAACCGGAAATGGCAGCGGCGAGAACAGGGCTCAAAATTTCGGCGGTGAACTAACATATGATATAAGTCTGCTAGACCAATTTACCCTTTCCTATGGTATGAACAGTAACAACGGTTCAAATAATAATATCCAGCAAGTCTCACATTTAAACATTGCTGGTGAAACGACAGAGTCTTATCAGAACATTAACAAGGGCAACAACGATGGCAACAATTCATACTTAAATCTTGGCTACCAGCGCAGTTTCAAAAACAATAGCATGCGCAGCTTCTCCTTCGACCTCAGCAGGAACAACAGTGAGAACGAGAGTGCATCAGGTTTTTCATTGGAGCCCATTATCAATTACACAGGACGTCAAACCACCACACAAAACCAGGATGTGGCACGGGAGTATAACTTGCAGGCTGATTATACCCACCCACTGGGCAAGCAAACGCTGGAGCTGGGTATAAAATCGGTACTGCAGGAAAACAACAGCGGTTATTTTTATAAGAACCTGGAGCAGGAGACAGGTATGTTGGTGCTGGACTCTGCCTTGAGCAACAGCTTCGACTATCGTCAGGACATCCATGCCGCCTATGCCTCCTTCAACCTCCGCAACAACAAGTGGGTACTTAGAACAGGGCTCAGGGTGGAGGAAACAAGGCTTCATGCCAACTTCCGCTCTTCATCCACTAAGGCCTCGCAGCAGTACCGCAATCTGTTTCCTAATATCACCCTCAGCCTTATGTTAAAAGAGAGCAGCACGCTCAAACTCTCTTATACCCAGCGCATACAGCGTCCGAGCCTCTATGACCTCAACCCTTACGTGGACGCCACAGACCCGCTCAATGTCAGCTACGGTAATCCTGCTTTGGACCCGGCCACTAGTCATATCCTGCAACTTGATTACATTAAGTATATTAAAGCCACCTCTCTGAGTGCGGGTCTTTCCCACCACTTCACAAACAATGCTATCCAGTATTTCACCACACTGGGAGAGGATTCGGTAGCCCGCAGCACGTACGGCAATCTGGGCCATGACCGAATGTATAATTTCTCACTTAACAGCAATACCACATTTTCTAAAAAACTAACCCTTAACCTCAACATCGGTACTAGCTACGTATCTTATACCAGCATGCTGGAAGGCAGGCCTCAAGCCAACAAGGGTTTTATCTACAGCGTAAGGGGAGCCATGGCCTACCGCATGGGTAAGACCTGGAGAGCAAGCGGCAACTTGAATTATAACTCCCCTAACGTATTGCTGCAAGGTAGCACTAGTGGATATACCTGGAGTAGTGTAGCGCTCAACAAGCAATTCTTGAAAAACGGGAAAGCAAGCCTGAGCCTGTCTGTCAGGAGTCCGTTTGAAGCAAGGCGGCACACTTCTTCTGAGACAACCGGTTTAACTTTCTACCAGAGACGGGAGTCCTATACAGTGATCAGGCAATTCACGGTAGGCTTCAATTACCGGTTTACCAAACTGAAAACCAGTGCACCTCCTGAAAATTTAATTAGAAGAAAAAAGCCTTAG
- a CDS encoding DEAD/DEAH box helicase, whose translation MAEQDGTRAKTVPHPTHYLLPDISVSSLTYATIARHSSAEAMAAGTSGFALQPTQIELNKATISGISPFGRFPAVTVVQQQNGLVLSCGCPTPKKGLCEHQTQVLQTLLNRPELSVFFDVALRREKIKPVAAAFGLAEEEDLDLHFKVEYLNKSLHITPRNPNLLPVTEESQALLREKLIPAQKLPFLPGARETNTNTQRIVVLGEHKYYRHLTVELLESTITQAGKVKNPLKTLNPLDFIWQTDHPSELKFYTALARFQNNYNAEPTDVDLEPLKALVQNPLHLAVYQHNPEVSANITASSVAPVQLKKTNLELVLEVDYKDHFYAIYAQLHIEGQPFLLRHLQLRYGHFLQVQACLYLLHNPDLRRVIDFFQKRGHQVLVHESKFEEFRQNILANLEARIKISYSFLKPATARQLKEQGFTQDRERLLYLSESEDYILLTPVMRYGHVEVPVLSKKQIHATDAQGKAFIVARDQEAELQFTAQILKQHPHFKEQLHLDCFYLHRDRFLTQDWFLEAFDAWRNQDITLLGFKELKQQNLNPHKAKVTILVTSGINWFDTSLDITFGSQKASLKHLHKALRHKTRFVTLDDGTQGILPQEWLEKLNRFFENSEVVGDRLRTPKMNFASIEELYETEVLSQEVREELALYRKKLSRFEAIEEIEVPQDLKATLRPYQRQGLNWLHFLDQFNFGGCLADDMGLGKTVQVLAFILSLKRKGGHNTNLVVVPTSLLFNWQNEVAKFAPSLRIMTLYGTSRVKAIKDLDGFDLVLTSYGTLLSDIALLKNYTFNYIFLDESQAIKNPESQRYRAVRLLQARNRVVLTGTPLENSTYDLYGQLSFACPGLLGNKRFFRDYYSKPIDQFKSSKRATELQRKISPFLLRRTKEQVAKELPEKTEMVLYCEMGKEQRQVYALHEREIRDYISAQAEEEIPRNSMSVLRGLTKLRQICNSPALLPEQEATSGSNESAKLEVLLEQIESKAPHHKILVFSQFVSMLNLIQKELNARGIKYSLLTGQTKDRAGAVAQFQEQEDVRVFLISLKAGGTGLNLTRADYVFLVDPWWNPATENQAIDRTYRIGQEKNVVAVRLICPNTVEEKIMKLQATKKDLAQDLVKTDGAMLKSMTKQELLSLLG comes from the coding sequence ATGGCGGAGCAAGACGGAACACGTGCAAAGACAGTACCTCACCCCACGCATTACCTCCTGCCAGATATCTCGGTTTCTTCGCTTACCTATGCTACTATTGCCCGCCATTCCTCTGCCGAGGCCATGGCGGCTGGAACTTCTGGTTTCGCCCTACAGCCTACCCAAATAGAACTGAATAAAGCCACTATTTCGGGCATCTCTCCGTTTGGGCGGTTCCCGGCGGTAACGGTGGTGCAGCAGCAAAACGGGCTGGTGCTGTCCTGTGGGTGCCCAACTCCCAAGAAAGGCCTGTGCGAACACCAGACCCAAGTACTGCAGACTTTGCTCAACCGTCCCGAACTGAGCGTATTTTTTGACGTGGCCCTACGTAGGGAGAAGATTAAGCCGGTAGCCGCTGCCTTTGGCTTAGCCGAAGAAGAAGACCTGGACTTACACTTTAAAGTGGAGTACCTGAACAAGAGCCTGCACATTACACCCAGAAATCCTAACCTCCTGCCGGTAACAGAAGAATCCCAGGCCTTGCTCAGAGAGAAACTTATCCCTGCGCAAAAGCTCCCCTTTTTGCCGGGCGCAAGAGAAACCAATACCAATACTCAGAGGATAGTGGTCCTGGGCGAGCATAAATACTACCGGCACCTAACAGTGGAACTGCTGGAGTCTACTATTACCCAGGCAGGCAAAGTAAAGAACCCGCTTAAAACGTTAAACCCCCTAGATTTTATCTGGCAGACAGACCACCCCAGTGAGTTGAAGTTCTATACAGCCCTGGCCCGGTTTCAGAATAACTATAACGCTGAACCCACTGATGTAGACCTGGAGCCCTTAAAGGCCCTGGTGCAGAACCCACTCCATCTGGCGGTTTACCAGCATAATCCAGAAGTATCAGCTAATATAACCGCCAGTTCAGTGGCCCCGGTACAACTCAAGAAAACCAACCTGGAATTGGTGCTGGAGGTAGATTACAAAGACCATTTCTACGCCATTTATGCCCAGTTGCACATAGAAGGCCAACCTTTCCTGCTGCGGCACCTGCAACTCAGGTACGGCCATTTTCTGCAGGTGCAAGCCTGCTTATATTTGTTGCACAACCCAGACCTACGCCGGGTCATTGATTTCTTCCAGAAGCGGGGCCACCAGGTGCTGGTACATGAATCTAAGTTTGAGGAGTTCCGGCAGAATATTCTGGCTAATCTAGAGGCCAGGATCAAGATTTCCTACTCATTCCTGAAGCCCGCCACAGCCCGCCAACTCAAGGAGCAGGGCTTTACCCAGGACAGAGAACGACTGTTATACCTGTCTGAATCTGAAGACTACATCCTGCTCACGCCCGTGATGCGCTATGGCCATGTGGAAGTACCTGTGCTATCCAAAAAGCAGATCCATGCCACCGATGCCCAGGGCAAAGCATTTATAGTGGCCCGGGACCAGGAGGCGGAGCTGCAGTTCACGGCTCAGATTCTCAAGCAGCACCCCCACTTTAAGGAGCAGCTGCACCTGGACTGCTTTTACCTGCACCGCGACCGGTTCCTGACCCAGGATTGGTTTCTGGAGGCCTTTGACGCCTGGCGGAATCAGGACATCACCCTTTTAGGGTTCAAAGAACTGAAACAGCAAAACCTCAATCCGCACAAGGCCAAAGTCACTATTCTGGTCACCAGCGGCATTAACTGGTTTGACACCTCCCTGGACATAACCTTCGGTTCACAGAAAGCATCCCTGAAACACCTGCACAAGGCCCTCAGGCACAAGACCCGCTTTGTCACCTTAGATGACGGCACCCAGGGCATCCTACCCCAGGAATGGCTGGAAAAACTTAACCGCTTCTTTGAAAATTCTGAAGTAGTGGGCGACCGGCTTCGCACTCCCAAGATGAATTTCGCCAGCATAGAGGAACTGTATGAGACGGAGGTTCTGAGCCAGGAAGTGCGGGAGGAACTGGCGCTCTACCGCAAGAAGCTTTCCCGGTTTGAGGCCATTGAAGAAATAGAAGTTCCCCAGGACCTGAAGGCCACCCTGCGCCCCTATCAGAGGCAGGGCCTGAACTGGCTGCACTTTCTGGACCAGTTCAACTTCGGGGGCTGTCTGGCAGATGACATGGGTCTGGGTAAAACGGTACAGGTTCTGGCCTTTATCTTATCGCTTAAACGCAAAGGCGGCCACAACACCAACCTAGTGGTGGTACCAACCTCACTCCTTTTCAACTGGCAGAACGAAGTGGCCAAATTTGCCCCCTCCCTCCGCATCATGACCCTCTACGGAACCAGCCGGGTAAAGGCGATCAAAGACCTGGACGGTTTTGACTTGGTGCTTACCTCCTATGGCACGCTGCTGTCTGATATCGCGCTCCTCAAAAACTACACGTTCAACTATATTTTCCTGGACGAGTCACAGGCCATTAAGAATCCTGAGTCGCAGCGCTACCGGGCCGTGCGCCTGCTGCAGGCCCGCAACCGGGTAGTGCTCACAGGCACGCCCCTGGAGAACAGCACCTATGACCTGTACGGCCAGCTTTCCTTCGCCTGCCCGGGCCTGCTGGGCAACAAACGTTTCTTTAGAGACTATTACTCCAAGCCCATTGACCAGTTCAAGAGCAGCAAGCGCGCCACCGAACTGCAGCGCAAGATCAGTCCTTTCCTGCTGCGAAGAACCAAGGAGCAGGTAGCCAAAGAGCTGCCTGAGAAAACAGAAATGGTGCTGTACTGTGAGATGGGCAAAGAGCAGCGGCAGGTATATGCGTTACATGAGCGGGAGATACGGGATTATATCTCGGCCCAGGCCGAAGAGGAAATACCCAGAAACAGCATGAGTGTCTTGAGAGGCCTGACCAAACTACGGCAGATCTGTAACTCGCCGGCGCTGCTGCCAGAACAGGAAGCCACCTCGGGCAGCAATGAATCGGCTAAGCTGGAGGTGCTGCTGGAGCAGATTGAGAGCAAGGCGCCCCACCATAAAATACTGGTGTTCTCGCAGTTTGTTTCTATGCTGAACCTTATCCAGAAAGAACTCAACGCCCGTGGCATTAAATACTCGCTCCTCACCGGCCAGACCAAAGACCGGGCGGGGGCCGTGGCGCAGTTTCAGGAGCAGGAAGACGTGCGCGTGTTCCTGATCAGTTTGAAGGCAGGTGGCACCGGCCTCAACCTCACCCGCGCCGACTACGTGTTTCTGGTAGATCCCTGGTGGAACCCCGCCACCGAGAACCAGGCCATTGACCGCACCTACCGCATTGGGCAGGAAAAGAATGTAGTAGCCGTGCGCCTCATCTGCCCCAATACCGTGGAGGAAAAGATCATGAAACTGCAGGCCACTAAGAAAGACCTGGCCCAGGACCTGGTGAAGACCGATGGCGCCATGCTGAAGTCCATGACCAAACAGGAGTTGCTAAGTTTGTTGGGGTAG
- the msrB gene encoding peptide-methionine (R)-S-oxide reductase MsrB — MLRWIDVIKYAKYSNPEPPFTVEKTKAEWRQLLSPAQYHVLREKGTEPPYRNLYCRSYAPGTYVCAGCGEALFASQEKYHAISGWPSFTQPLSKSGLRFLFDDSHHLQRIEVQCNVCGGHLGHVFPDGPAPHGLRFCINSESLRLVNE; from the coding sequence ATGCTCCGGTGGATAGACGTGATCAAATATGCCAAGTACAGTAACCCGGAACCACCCTTTACCGTGGAGAAAACCAAGGCCGAGTGGCGGCAACTGCTCAGCCCGGCCCAGTACCACGTGCTTCGGGAGAAAGGAACTGAGCCGCCCTACCGCAACCTCTATTGCCGGTCTTATGCCCCGGGCACTTATGTCTGCGCGGGCTGTGGCGAAGCGTTGTTCGCTTCCCAGGAAAAATACCACGCCATCTCTGGTTGGCCCAGCTTCACCCAGCCTTTATCTAAAAGCGGCCTGCGCTTCCTCTTTGATGACAGCCACCACCTGCAGCGCATAGAAGTGCAATGCAATGTCTGCGGCGGGCATCTGGGCCATGTCTTCCCGGACGGGCCCGCGCCGCATGGCCTGCGCTTTTGCATTAATTCTGAAAGCCTGAGGCTTGTGAATGAGTGA
- a CDS encoding T9SS type A sorting domain-containing protein: MKNHYQCKSMTGIVVPNLSTSLWRSTFALVASMLMGVGAFAQIAPVNPPINGFHIDGGLRANTPTVNVGDWVFGSPVVSGTGGRVFTDAGVPISGVNAELKRDLYNSSTDIIFTEGSKFNASPASWAWTASSAPDKNDINNAMYLVTKGTNNDDWLVVGGDRLSTNGTSYIDFELLQKTVTRNTNNNGFSTGGTDGGRTVNDLVISMEYSNGGGKPNVAIYKWASLSGGKFGYQLIPGSTVISTNPTVTLNDIAFAETNRTGTENVPFEAFGSTTYKQFAFVEAAINMTKLIGALGDPCLGLSIKTVFIKTKASDSNTAALKDLVEPIQVSITFGTASIAYSGPYCNTGTATVTQSGTGGGTYSYAPKSPTPSTNTISLNSSTGAIDLAASMPGTYTITYSFTTNGCAKTATTDITIKASTSHTTTASACDSYTWAGPLGNGQTYTSSGTYTNETTNADGCTHTETLDLTITGSPVGTNTSMSACPTTAGGTTAYFDLTTEEATVTGGVAGVTVAGWYTGYNSSTKVFSGLISTPNNYSSGTATVYAKLAKGTCYGVAENELTVNQSPGKPSVTYNAPACDEVVFSVTVNSPIIGAMYKITDKDGNNSDEITAEEGKDVIFLNRAAGSGYIVMATIGDCVSEAETCGSPTPAMKSEVKSLKTESIKSEERAVAYPVPFYDKATIEFTVEQSGKYVINLYDMNGELVREVKSGTAKAGEKNIVELDGKDLADGMYVARILSSTGKKSIKLLKRR; encoded by the coding sequence ATGAAAAACCATTACCAATGCAAAAGCATGACGGGGATCGTTGTGCCTAATTTATCCACCTCCTTATGGCGCTCTACGTTTGCGCTGGTAGCTTCTATGTTGATGGGGGTAGGCGCTTTTGCCCAAATAGCCCCCGTTAATCCGCCAATAAATGGCTTTCATATTGATGGGGGCCTACGGGCAAATACCCCTACCGTAAATGTTGGTGACTGGGTATTTGGTAGCCCTGTGGTTTCTGGTACTGGCGGGCGCGTGTTTACTGATGCCGGTGTTCCAATAAGCGGGGTTAATGCAGAGCTTAAAAGAGATCTATATAATAGCTCAACTGATATCATATTTACAGAGGGTAGTAAATTTAATGCAAGCCCAGCCTCATGGGCTTGGACGGCCAGCAGCGCCCCAGATAAAAATGATATCAATAATGCCATGTACCTGGTGACCAAAGGCACCAATAATGATGACTGGTTAGTAGTAGGCGGTGACCGCTTATCAACCAATGGTACCAGTTATATTGATTTTGAGCTCTTGCAGAAAACCGTAACCCGCAATACAAACAATAACGGATTTTCCACAGGAGGAACAGATGGAGGTAGGACGGTAAATGACCTGGTGATCTCTATGGAATATAGCAATGGAGGAGGCAAGCCAAACGTAGCTATTTATAAATGGGCGTCTTTGTCCGGCGGAAAGTTCGGGTATCAGTTAATACCGGGTTCTACCGTAATCTCCACTAACCCAACCGTCACTTTAAATGATATTGCCTTTGCAGAAACTAACAGAACTGGTACAGAAAATGTGCCTTTTGAGGCATTTGGTAGCACTACCTACAAGCAATTTGCCTTTGTGGAGGCAGCTATTAACATGACCAAACTCATAGGGGCCTTAGGAGACCCTTGCCTGGGCCTAAGTATTAAAACCGTATTTATTAAAACCAAGGCCTCAGATTCTAACACGGCAGCGCTTAAAGACTTGGTAGAGCCTATTCAGGTGTCCATTACCTTTGGTACTGCCTCTATTGCTTATTCAGGGCCTTATTGCAATACAGGAACAGCAACTGTTACCCAAAGTGGTACTGGAGGAGGAACCTATTCTTATGCTCCTAAATCACCTACTCCAAGTACCAATACCATCTCTCTTAATTCAAGCACAGGCGCCATAGATTTGGCTGCTAGTATGCCAGGTACCTACACTATTACTTATTCATTTACCACAAACGGTTGTGCAAAAACAGCCACCACAGATATAACCATTAAGGCCAGTACCTCGCACACGACCACTGCGTCTGCATGTGATAGTTATACCTGGGCCGGTCCGCTTGGGAACGGGCAAACCTATACTTCTTCAGGAACTTACACCAACGAGACCACAAACGCAGACGGCTGTACGCATACAGAGACGCTGGATCTTACAATCACAGGTTCACCTGTGGGTACTAATACCAGCATGTCAGCTTGCCCCACTACGGCTGGCGGCACTACAGCTTACTTTGACCTGACCACTGAGGAAGCGACCGTAACCGGAGGAGTTGCAGGGGTGACGGTAGCAGGTTGGTACACAGGCTACAACAGCTCTACTAAAGTTTTCTCTGGTCTTATTTCTACCCCTAACAACTATTCTTCTGGCACTGCCACGGTTTATGCCAAGTTAGCCAAAGGCACCTGTTATGGTGTAGCAGAGAATGAACTAACTGTGAACCAGTCACCTGGCAAGCCATCTGTCACTTATAACGCACCAGCGTGTGATGAAGTGGTCTTTAGTGTGACGGTAAACTCTCCAATTATTGGTGCTATGTATAAAATCACAGACAAGGATGGCAACAATTCAGATGAGATAACCGCAGAAGAAGGCAAAGATGTCATATTCCTTAACCGAGCCGCCGGGTCTGGTTATATTGTAATGGCTACAATTGGTGATTGTGTTTCTGAGGCAGAGACTTGCGGGTCCCCAACCCCAGCTATGAAATCAGAGGTTAAATCACTTAAAACAGAGAGCATCAAAAGTGAAGAACGGGCAGTGGCCTATCCTGTTCCATTCTATGACAAGGCTACCATTGAGTTTACAGTAGAGCAAAGTGGCAAGTATGTTATCAACCTGTATGACATGAATGGAGAACTGGTGCGCGAGGTTAAATCCGGGACTGCCAAAGCTGGCGAGAAAAACATAGTGGAACTAGATGGAAAAGATCTGGCAGATGGAATGTACGTTGCCAGAATCTTAAGCAGCACTGGTAAAAAATCAATTAAACTGTTAAAACGGAGGTAG